A genome region from Acidobacteriota bacterium includes the following:
- a CDS encoding TonB-dependent receptor, whose translation MRGLANILRHAAGVATVLCFLLTTAIFAQFDTATVLGTVRDDSGNAVVGARVTLTNLGTGIEATATTDENGAYQFLNVKLGTYKVSAEAKGFSTAVASGITATVGARQRVDLTLKVGALTETVQVTDAASLVETETSDRGQIINRQQIVELPLNGRQYSALALLSTGIRQSTLAQNVDSQGGDAREGSFNANGLRSTFNNFLLDGVDNNSYGTSNQNFSNQAMQVSPDALEEFKVVTNNMSAEFGRSGGAVINASVKSGTNQLHGSLWEFVRNTNLNAIGFFKPLGGVKPVLQRNQFGGVVGGPIRRNKTFFFLSYEGFREVSRVPVFSSLPTLNDRIGLFDKPVRNPLTNETFAANTPIPTNKITPFGLKVLADLPTPTIAGRANNFQYSPRSKDFNDKFDLKFDHHFNARINAFMRIGQRKSNVFNEPVIPGPSGGSGNGFTRVLNQQLAGAVTWTPTASSLLEFRLGLTRTRAGKQPVGIGGPSMKTLFGITGLPEDATLTGPLTTQNITGFTSLGRRASNPQWQHPFVVNPKVNYSFMLGRHSLKTGYEYQRIHTEIMDVNPLYGQDVYGGNFSRPTNGVADSATYNVADFLFGLRSQYQLVNFFIAQYRQRMHFGYVQDDFKVNSKLTLNLGMRYEYATPQWERDNRVSNFDPATNAIVTPTGNSLAQRSLLNPDRNNWGPRIGFAYSGPFKVTARGGFGISYNHFNRAGTSNLLAVNGPQVVNGVTNQLPTDATFRTTLQGYPADFTSPSSFRPLNASVKYIPRDLPSSYVQSWFLSLQREVARNTLVDIAYVGNRAVKLPMVADLNQARPNGTTENATLQARRRIATFAAINAYFPGGWSNYHGLQARIERRVAGGLYVLNSFTWSKAMDNSSQVLENPNGNSPGPQNYFNLAAEKGVSAYDQTLTNVTSVVWDAPLGKGRRFGDKMPAVADAVVGGWQLSFINDMWSGQPITLTYSPAAAFQVGSSNPRPNVVGEVLAPDGQRTITNYFNAANVVIPTDRSQPFGNAGRNIARSHSFYQVDLGLHKNFRLPWEGTKLQFRGEFFNLLNKTNFFPADGNRSNASFGAINRTFAPRQIQLALKLTF comes from the coding sequence ATGAGAGGTTTAGCCAACATTCTGCGACATGCAGCCGGAGTAGCGACGGTGCTGTGTTTCCTGCTAACCACGGCGATCTTCGCGCAGTTCGATACGGCGACGGTGCTGGGCACCGTGCGCGATGACAGCGGCAATGCCGTCGTCGGCGCCAGAGTCACGCTAACCAATCTGGGCACGGGCATCGAAGCCACGGCCACGACGGATGAAAACGGTGCCTACCAATTTCTCAACGTCAAGCTCGGCACTTACAAAGTGAGCGCCGAAGCGAAAGGCTTCTCGACCGCTGTCGCCAGTGGCATTACGGCGACTGTCGGTGCGCGCCAGCGCGTAGACCTCACCTTGAAAGTCGGCGCGCTGACTGAAACCGTGCAAGTCACCGATGCCGCTTCGCTGGTCGAGACGGAAACGAGCGACCGCGGCCAGATTATCAATCGCCAACAGATCGTCGAATTGCCGTTGAATGGCCGCCAATATTCAGCGCTGGCCTTGTTATCAACGGGCATCCGGCAATCCACGCTGGCGCAAAACGTGGATTCGCAAGGCGGCGACGCGCGCGAAGGTTCGTTCAATGCCAACGGCTTGCGTTCGACCTTCAACAACTTTCTGCTCGACGGCGTAGACAACAATTCTTACGGCACCAGCAACCAGAACTTTTCGAATCAGGCCATGCAGGTTTCGCCCGATGCGCTCGAAGAGTTCAAGGTCGTGACGAACAATATGAGCGCCGAGTTTGGACGCAGCGGTGGCGCGGTCATCAACGCTTCGGTCAAGAGCGGCACGAATCAATTGCACGGCTCGTTGTGGGAGTTCGTGCGCAACACAAACCTGAATGCCATCGGCTTTTTCAAACCATTGGGCGGTGTCAAACCCGTGTTGCAACGCAACCAATTCGGCGGCGTGGTGGGTGGGCCGATTCGGCGCAACAAGACGTTTTTCTTTTTGAGCTACGAAGGCTTCCGCGAAGTCAGCCGCGTGCCGGTGTTCAGTTCGCTGCCGACGTTGAATGATCGCATCGGCCTCTTTGACAAGCCGGTGCGCAATCCGCTGACCAACGAAACCTTCGCGGCGAATACGCCGATTCCGACGAATAAAATCACGCCGTTCGGGTTGAAAGTGCTCGCCGATTTGCCAACGCCGACCATCGCCGGACGTGCGAACAACTTTCAATACTCGCCGCGCAGCAAGGATTTCAACGACAAGTTCGATTTGAAATTCGATCACCACTTCAACGCGCGCATCAACGCCTTCATGCGCATCGGCCAGCGCAAGAGCAACGTGTTTAACGAACCCGTCATACCGGGGCCGTCAGGCGGGTCGGGCAACGGCTTTACGCGCGTGCTCAATCAGCAATTGGCCGGCGCCGTGACGTGGACGCCGACGGCGAGTTCGTTGCTGGAATTCCGCCTGGGGCTGACGCGCACGCGCGCGGGCAAACAACCCGTCGGCATCGGCGGGCCGAGCATGAAGACGCTGTTTGGTATTACAGGCTTGCCCGAAGATGCCACGTTGACCGGGCCGCTGACGACACAAAACATCACGGGCTTCACCAGCCTGGGGCGGCGCGCTTCAAACCCGCAATGGCAGCATCCGTTCGTCGTCAATCCGAAGGTCAATTATTCGTTTATGCTGGGCAGGCATTCGCTCAAAACCGGCTATGAATATCAGCGCATCCACACTGAAATCATGGACGTGAATCCGCTCTATGGGCAGGACGTTTATGGCGGCAATTTCAGCCGTCCGACCAATGGTGTCGCCGACAGCGCCACGTATAACGTCGCCGATTTTCTTTTCGGGTTGCGCAGCCAATATCAACTCGTCAATTTTTTCATCGCGCAATATCGCCAGCGCATGCACTTCGGTTATGTGCAGGACGATTTCAAGGTCAACTCAAAGCTGACGCTGAATCTGGGCATGCGTTATGAATACGCCACGCCGCAATGGGAGCGCGACAACCGCGTCAGCAATTTCGATCCGGCGACGAATGCGATTGTCACGCCGACCGGCAACTCACTCGCACAACGTTCCTTGCTCAATCCCGACCGCAACAATTGGGGGCCGCGCATCGGCTTTGCGTATAGCGGCCCGTTCAAGGTGACGGCGCGCGGCGGCTTCGGCATCAGCTACAACCATTTCAACCGCGCGGGCACGTCGAACCTGCTGGCAGTCAACGGCCCGCAAGTCGTCAACGGCGTCACCAATCAGTTGCCGACGGACGCGACGTTCCGCACGACGCTGCAAGGCTATCCGGCGGATTTCACTTCGCCGTCGAGCTTCCGTCCGCTCAACGCTTCGGTGAAATATATCCCGCGCGATCTGCCGAGTTCATACGTGCAAAGTTGGTTTCTCTCGCTGCAACGCGAGGTCGCACGCAACACGCTGGTGGACATCGCTTATGTCGGCAACCGCGCCGTGAAGCTGCCGATGGTCGCCGACTTGAATCAGGCGCGTCCGAACGGCACGACTGAAAACGCTACATTGCAAGCGCGCCGCCGCATCGCTACGTTTGCGGCGATCAATGCTTACTTTCCCGGCGGCTGGTCGAATTACCACGGCTTGCAAGCACGCATTGAGCGTCGCGTCGCCGGCGGGCTTTACGTGTTGAATTCGTTTACCTGGTCAAAGGCCATGGACAATTCATCGCAGGTGCTGGAAAACCCCAACGGCAATTCGCCGGGGCCGCAGAATTATTTCAATCTCGCGGCGGAAAAAGGCGTGTCGGCGTATGACCAAACGCTGACCAACGTGACCAGCGTTGTGTGGGATGCGCCGCTTGGTAAAGGGCGGCGGTTCGGCGACAAGATGCCTGCGGTGGCTGATGCAGTAGTCGGCGGCTGGCAACTCAGCTTCATCAACGATATGTGGAGCGGCCAGCCGATCACCTTGACCTATTCGCCCGCGGCGGCGTTTCAGGTTGGCAGCAGCAATCCGCGTCCGAATGTCGTTGGCGAGGTGCTCGCGCCGGACGGCCAGCGCACGATCACCAATTACTTTAACGCGGCGAATGTGGTGATTCCGACTGACCGTTCGCAACCCTTCGGCAACGCGGGGCGCAACATCGCGCGCAGCCATTCGTTTTATCAGGTTGATCTGGGCTTGCATAAAAACTTCCGGCTGCCGTGGGAAGGCACGAAGCTGCAATTCCGGGGCGAGTTTTTCAACCTGCTGAACAAGACGAATTTCTTTCCGGCGGACGGCAATCGCTCCAACGCCTCGTTTGGCGCGATTAACCGCACCTTTGCGCCGCGTCAAATTCAATTGGCGCTGAAGCTGACGTTTTAA
- a CDS encoding TIM barrel protein, with product MSNQFPKLHNATWPGLVGKGGPDAEPVIEFETMLDMTAAAVVNGQRFDGVDIFLSLPHTDIDSTDDQLKALAEQVAARGLVIGSLVAPVWGPTGGGSAMGSAEERAAFLTQIRKSCEVAQKLNKLGIRQYGIVRVDSSCGVGDWAADPVGNTKKIAGTFREACNIAASYGEKLAAEGEICWGGMHSWKDLNDLLEEVGRPETLGIQADMAHTMLFTMGYNAPQHSLLPAGYDWQDKEVLYEALGKMTSVLRPWVKDFHVAQNDGTVKGAGTHDKTGRHCLPNDPNGRMDIVRAAGLWLRDEIGVVTKSTQHINWDGCMFTNETMTDPQTWNNILATMLAVRDAHGWN from the coding sequence ATGAGCAACCAATTTCCCAAGCTGCACAACGCCACTTGGCCCGGCCTCGTCGGTAAAGGCGGCCCCGATGCCGAACCGGTCATCGAATTCGAGACGATGCTCGACATGACCGCCGCCGCCGTGGTCAACGGCCAGCGCTTCGATGGCGTAGACATCTTCCTGTCGCTGCCACATACCGACATTGATTCGACCGACGATCAGTTGAAAGCGTTGGCCGAGCAAGTCGCCGCGCGCGGGCTTGTCATCGGCTCGCTCGTTGCGCCCGTCTGGGGGCCGACCGGCGGCGGTTCGGCGATGGGTTCGGCAGAAGAGCGCGCTGCCTTCCTGACGCAAATCCGCAAGTCCTGCGAAGTCGCGCAAAAGCTCAACAAGCTCGGCATTCGCCAATACGGCATCGTGCGCGTGGATTCCTCGTGCGGCGTTGGCGATTGGGCGGCTGATCCGGTTGGTAACACGAAGAAGATCGCCGGCACCTTCCGCGAGGCTTGTAACATCGCCGCAAGCTATGGCGAAAAGCTCGCGGCGGAAGGCGAAATCTGTTGGGGCGGGATGCACAGTTGGAAAGACCTCAACGATTTGCTCGAAGAGGTCGGACGCCCCGAAACGCTCGGCATTCAGGCGGACATGGCGCATACGATGCTCTTCACGATGGGCTACAACGCGCCGCAACACTCGCTGTTGCCGGCAGGTTATGACTGGCAGGACAAAGAGGTTTTGTATGAGGCCCTGGGCAAGATGACCAGCGTGCTGCGCCCCTGGGTCAAAGACTTCCACGTCGCGCAAAACGACGGCACGGTGAAAGGCGCCGGCACGCACGACAAGACGGGCCGCCACTGCCTGCCCAACGATCCCAATGGCCGAATGGACATCGTGCGCGCCGCTGGGCTGTGGCTGCGTGACGAAATCGGCGTGGTGACGAAAAGCACGCAACATATCAACTGGGACGGTTGCATGTTCACGAATGAAACGATGACTGATCCGCAGACTTGGAATAACATTTTGGCGACGATGCTTGCGGTGCGCGATGCGCACGGGTGGAATTGA
- a CDS encoding Gfo/Idh/MocA family oxidoreductase produces MTAKKALNIGLIGYGFMGRAHSNAFLQAGRFFDLPYQVNLKAVCARNPERAQAFAANWGYETVEADWRKLVERGDIDLIDIASPNDTHAEIAIAAAQAGKIVMCEKPLGRTAAEARTMVDAVEAAQVPNMVWYNYRRVPAVTLIKQLLDEGRFGRIFHYRAKFLQDWTISQDLPQGGEGLWRLDVAVAGSGVTGDLLAHNIDTAMWLNGPIKEVSAVTETFIKERKHNLTGNVEPVGIDDASLFLCRFENGSLATFEATRYARGHKALYTLEINGEHCSAFWDLHDLHRLQYFDHNDQGIVRGWRNIHISDGDQPYLKHWWVPGLQIGYEHTFTHQFADFLTAIGEGKECAPNFRDGLATDLVTDAVLKSAQTRQWERVGE; encoded by the coding sequence ATGACGGCAAAAAAAGCATTGAACATCGGACTCATCGGCTACGGCTTCATGGGCCGTGCCCACTCCAACGCGTTCCTGCAAGCCGGGCGTTTCTTTGATCTGCCGTATCAGGTCAATCTCAAAGCCGTCTGCGCACGCAATCCCGAACGCGCACAAGCCTTCGCGGCGAACTGGGGCTACGAAACGGTCGAGGCGGATTGGCGCAAGCTGGTTGAGCGCGGCGATATTGATCTGATTGACATCGCCAGCCCGAACGATACGCACGCCGAGATTGCGATTGCGGCGGCGCAGGCGGGCAAGATTGTGATGTGCGAGAAGCCGTTGGGACGCACCGCCGCCGAGGCGCGCACGATGGTTGACGCGGTCGAAGCCGCCCAGGTGCCGAACATGGTTTGGTACAACTATCGCCGCGTGCCGGCGGTGACGTTGATCAAACAGTTGCTCGACGAGGGCCGCTTCGGGCGCATCTTCCATTATCGCGCGAAGTTTTTGCAGGACTGGACGATTTCGCAGGACTTGCCGCAGGGGGGCGAAGGGCTGTGGCGTTTGGATGTCGCCGTCGCGGGCAGCGGCGTGACGGGCGATTTGCTGGCGCACAATATTGACACGGCGATGTGGCTGAATGGGCCGATCAAGGAAGTCTCGGCAGTGACCGAAACATTCATCAAAGAGCGCAAGCACAACCTGACTGGCAACGTCGAACCCGTCGGCATTGACGATGCCAGCTTGTTCCTGTGCCGCTTTGAAAACGGCTCGCTGGCGACGTTCGAGGCGACACGCTATGCGCGCGGGCACAAGGCGCTCTATACGCTCGAAATCAATGGCGAACACTGCTCGGCATTTTGGGATTTGCACGACCTGCATCGCCTTCAGTATTTCGATCACAACGATCAAGGCATCGTGCGCGGCTGGCGCAATATCCACATCTCCGATGGCGATCAGCCGTATCTGAAGCATTGGTGGGTGCCGGGGTTGCAGATCGGCTACGAACACACGTTCACGCACCAATTCGCCGACTTCCTGACGGCAATTGGCGAAGGCAAAGAATGCGCGCCGAACTTCCGTGATGGTTTGGCGACAGATTTGGTGACGGATGCGGTGTTGAAGTCGGCGCAGACGCGGCAGTGGGAGCGAGTGGGGGAATAA
- the tnpA gene encoding IS200/IS605 family transposase, protein MANTYAALFYHIVFSTKNRAPFIKPEWEARIWEYVGGIARHHKMTALQIGGVEDHLHALVMAPTTLAPCDIAKYLKGDSSSWIHDEFPALQDFGWQDGYGVFTVSKAHVPNVIRYIQNQRAHHQSQTFQDEYRGFLEKAGVEYDERYLWG, encoded by the coding sequence ATGGCCAACACCTATGCCGCGTTGTTCTATCACATCGTCTTCAGCACGAAGAACCGCGCACCGTTCATAAAACCAGAATGGGAAGCGCGGATTTGGGAATATGTCGGCGGTATAGCGCGTCACCACAAAATGACCGCGTTGCAAATCGGTGGCGTTGAGGATCATTTGCACGCGTTGGTGATGGCGCCCACCACGCTTGCGCCGTGTGACATTGCCAAATATCTCAAGGGAGATTCATCAAGCTGGATTCACGATGAGTTTCCTGCATTGCAGGATTTCGGCTGGCAGGATGGCTACGGCGTGTTCACCGTGAGCAAGGCGCATGTGCCGAACGTGATTCGCTACATTCAAAATCAACGCGCGCATCATCAAAGCCAGACCTTTCAGGATGAGTATCGCGGGTTTTTGGAAAAGGCGGGCGTGGAATATGACGAGCGATATTTGTGGGGCTGA
- a CDS encoding helix-hairpin-helix domain-containing protein, with the protein MSFSSFSHNGSRTRRWAALLFVFAFFAGTILSQSSASQSRPMPDGPGKAEVQKFCAQCHGLDQSLSLKQDRAGWQRTIEKMAAAGMKATSDELALLTEYLVRNYPADDVPLLNVNKAAAIDFESALSLKRSQAAAIIAYREKNGPFKSLADLKKVPGLEAAKLDEKKDRLIFE; encoded by the coding sequence ATGAGTTTTTCCAGCTTTTCACACAATGGTTCGCGCACGCGGCGTTGGGCCGCGTTGTTGTTCGTCTTCGCATTTTTTGCGGGCACGATTTTGAGTCAATCTTCCGCTAGTCAAAGCCGTCCCATGCCCGACGGCCCCGGCAAAGCCGAAGTGCAAAAATTCTGCGCGCAATGTCACGGGCTGGATCAGTCGCTCTCGCTCAAGCAAGACCGCGCCGGCTGGCAGCGCACGATTGAGAAGATGGCGGCGGCGGGGATGAAAGCGACCTCCGACGAATTGGCGCTACTGACCGAATACCTGGTCAGGAATTATCCGGCAGATGACGTGCCGCTGCTCAACGTGAACAAAGCGGCGGCCATTGATTTTGAAAGCGCGCTCTCGCTCAAACGTTCGCAAGCCGCCGCGATCATCGCTTACCGCGAAAAGAACGGCCCCTTCAAATCGCTCGCCGATTTGAAAAAAGTGCCCGGCCTCGAAGCCGCCAAACTGGATGAGAAAAAAGATCGGCTGATTTTTGAATGA
- a CDS encoding SGNH/GDSL hydrolase family protein: MRTSWLKFLLVVLVLGSLAAARVPQDCAATLAALEQQVEAQRKLLWDWAGLIRYGSENTEQPKPQPGENRVVFLGDDITERWGQGRAPFFPGKPYFNRGISRQTTPQMLVRFRQDVIKLKPKVVVLLAGTNDLASYTGPITQAMFAENVMSIVELAKANNIRVVLASLTPICDCYQKQSLLRPFGKIIGMNGWLKEYAAESGAVYLDYYSALAEGRNLKKELTDDGVLPNDAGYAVMAPLAEAAIAQALSKK, translated from the coding sequence ATGAGAACAAGCTGGCTCAAATTTCTACTGGTCGTGCTGGTGCTTGGTTCGCTCGCCGCCGCGCGCGTGCCGCAAGATTGCGCCGCAACGCTGGCGGCGTTGGAGCAACAGGTCGAAGCGCAACGCAAGTTGCTGTGGGATTGGGCGGGCTTGATTCGCTATGGCAGCGAGAACACCGAACAGCCCAAGCCGCAGCCCGGCGAGAACCGTGTCGTCTTTTTGGGCGACGACATCACCGAACGCTGGGGCCAGGGCCGCGCGCCCTTCTTCCCCGGCAAGCCCTATTTCAATCGCGGCATCAGCCGCCAGACGACGCCGCAAATGCTGGTGCGTTTTCGCCAAGATGTCATCAAGCTCAAACCCAAAGTGGTTGTCCTGCTTGCGGGCACGAACGACCTCGCCAGTTATACCGGCCCGATCACGCAGGCGATGTTCGCCGAAAACGTGATGTCCATCGTTGAACTTGCCAAAGCCAACAACATCCGTGTCGTGCTGGCTTCGCTGACGCCGATTTGCGATTGCTATCAGAAACAATCGCTGCTGCGCCCTTTCGGCAAGATCATCGGGATGAACGGCTGGCTCAAAGAATATGCGGCGGAAAGCGGCGCGGTGTATCTGGATTATTACTCGGCCCTGGCCGAGGGCCGCAATCTAAAAAAGGAATTGACCGATGATGGCGTGCTGCCGAATGACGCGGGCTATGCGGTGATGGCGCCGTTGGCCGAAGCTGCCATCGCCCAAGCGTTAAGCAAAAAGTAG